A region of the Oscillatoria sp. FACHB-1406 genome:
TTTAATTAAAGTCTGCGATCGCGCTTACCGCCCCGTCGATTTTATGCCCTTGTGCGGGCGGATTGTTTCCAAACCCGGATATAGCACGTTTTCCGAAGCGCTGCGCCTCAACGCCTCCATCGTTTCGCTAACGCGCGAAGGGTTTGCCGAATCGCCCATCTTGCTCGAGGGGCTACAAAATTACGCCCGCCATCAAATCCTAAGTGCTGACGAATTTTTCCGAGGGGCTTGGGAATTCTTGCACGTTCCTCTCTCTCCCCCCCGCCAAACCACCCCTCTACCCACCGATGGAACAGATTCAATCGCTCGCGCTCTCATCGACTATTGCCGCAATTCTTCCCGAAACTAACGCCGTTCAACCCTTTCAAGCGATCGCCGAACCGCCAATACAGAGCAAAGCCGAAGAAACCAAAAAGCAGGAAGTTTGCCCGACGCTTGCCCTCGCTGCGGCGGATGTGCGCTCCGTTCTCGAGCAGCAGCGTCAAGAAAGTCACAACCTCACCACAAAACTTAATATTTTGTTTGTGGTGAATGGCGCGCTCTTGACGAGCTTAACGCTGTCGCGGCTGATGTTTGCCCAAAGTTGGTTTAGTTTGGGCGAAATTGTCGGTTTTTTAATTAATTTTTCGCTGCTGATTAATGCTTTTTTGCCCCGTCAAGTGGCTGTGAGTCCCAATTTAGGCGATCGCAAGTTTTTAGAGCATTATTTAACGCTAACGCCGGAGGAATATCATCTAAAAATGATGGTCAATCTCGTCCAAACTTACCAAATTAACAAGCAGCGCCTCGATGATGTGTCTCAATCCCTCACCTATTCCGCCTACGTCACTTGGACGGTAGCCCTTGTCATTATGCTACAAGTCATCTTTGCCTACTTGTTACCCGACTTTAAGACATATCTGTCTTTTTGAACTATGCTGAAAGGGAGCGCGCGCCCGAGGGGATCCGCGATGCGGATCGCTCGTTTCCCCTTTTTTCGAGGACGAGTTGAAGGTTTGTTCCATTTATGGTTATCTCTCTAAATCCGAGGAAATTTGTTCGCTTAACCCGCCAACGATCGATGATAAATCCTATCTCTACCCCTATACCGAGCGATTCTACCGTGGAGTTATCGCAGGAATCGCCAGAAGATTCCACCGATCCCGCCCAGAGTCGCTCGGAAGCGCGCGTTCCGGAGGAAAGAGAATTCGTGCTGCCCGAACCCGATCCAGAGCAGATTGCCGTCCTGACGAATAAACTCCCCGACACGCCGATTTTGCCTTGGAATCATTACGATTCGCCTTGGCGGGAAGAGGAAGAAGAACCGACGGAAGAGGTTTCGGTGGCTTCTGAGTTAGAGGCGGCGGAAAGCGAACCTCGGTTAGAAGATGGAGGGGATCTCGCGGAATAACCCCGCACGACTCGGCCCTTAATGACCCGCTTTTATCAAAAGATTGCTGGAACTGCCCATCCCCGATTCGGGCGGGGTAGTTCGCTGAAATGATGCTGCGGAAGTTATTGCCGTTCTTCAGTAGGGATTGCACTTCAGACAGCAGATTAAGGGTTTGTCAAACAATTGCAGTCTTATAACTTTGGTTTTAACCATTTTTCCGAGGAGGAAATATGAATATGCAAGCTTGCCATTGGGCGATCGCAGATTTACCAGGATTGAGTCAAGAACAGATCGAACAACTGAAAGCTTGCGGGATCGAAACGACAAAGCAGTTGTTGTCGCGATCGAACACGACGCGATCGCAATCCGATCTCGCTGCCCAACTCCACCTTCACCCCCAATACCTCAAAAAATGGGCAGCTTTAGCCGATTTAGCCCGCTTGCCTAGTGTTGGCTGCCAGTATTGCGGCGTTTTGCTGCATTCCGGCATTGCTTCGGTTTCGCAGTTAGCCCAAACTCCCGTACACCGCTTGCACCGCCAAGTGTTGCGTTTGGAAGTCGCTACTTTGCAGCGAAACGATTTATGTCCGCCTGTCGATGTGACGCGGCGTTGGGTAGAAGAAGCGCGCGTTGCGATGCGAGTTCCCTTTTAAATTAATTTTTGTCTGGGCTTTCAATAACATGGGTAACGTCTGAGGTGCATTATCCAACAGTCTTGATTTCCCTCACCCCCAGCCCCTCTCCCGATCCCCCCTAACCCCCCTTACTAAAGCTACTGTGTACACACAAGTAGACAATTGAGACCCCCAATCTGTATAAGCCTTGCTAGGCAAGGCTTTCACAATTCAGAGTTGATTCTTAACAACTCAAGCTTATTGAGAAAGAGAAACGAGCCATCGGCTCTTGAGACATCGGAATGTTCCGAAACGGTTCCGCGATCGAGATGTGTGTACACAGTAGCCTTACTAAAGGGGGAAAATGCGAGGGGAGAAAGAACAATTTTAAGGCTAGCTTCAAAGAAATGTTAAAAAGCTTGCCTGTAGGAGTTTTCAGAGGTTTTCTGGGGATGGGCGATACTGGATTTGAACCAGTGACATCTTGCTTGTAAGGCAAGCGCTACTACCGCTGAGCTAATCGCCCGGTACTATTAGACTAAGTTAACATAAAACGCGCGCGCCTAACAATTTTTTTTCATGCCTTCCGGTCGCACTCACGATCGCATTACCCTTTGGGCTTTACCTTGGATTGTCGGCGGTTCCTTCGCCCTGACTCGCAACGGCGAGTTAACGCTTCTGGTTGCCGCGATGTTCCTCTTTAGCGGCTTGATGTTCGGCCCGGATTTAGATATTCACTCAGTACAGTTTAAGCGCTGGGGAGCATTGCGCGGGTTATGGCTGCCGTATCAAAAATACGTCGGCCATCGCTCTGGATTGTCCCACGGTTTAATCGTGGGGACGGTGTTTCGTCTGCTTTATTTAGGCAGTTTTCTGGCTTTTGCGGGATTTGTGGGCGTGGCCTTAGCCCAGTTATTTTGGGGGTTTGCTTGGAATTGGCGCGCTTTTGGGGAGGCGAGTCTGGTTTGGCTGTCGGACTATCGCTGGCACGCGATCGCAGCCTTCGTCGGATTGGAGTTAGGTGCAATGAGTCACGCGATCGCGGATACCCTCAGCACTACCTCCAAACGCTTCCGCAGACAGGGACTCAAAGGTCTGTTCCCCGCCAACAAATCGAAAAGGCGGCGCAAAACCCGTCCCCGCAAACGGTAAATATCCGATCGCGTTAGCCGACTCGGTTCCTGCAAGACTTACCAAAAACTCGGACAGCGATCCCCGCGCGTAAAGGCGCGAGGAGTATGTCAAAATGAGTCAAGGACTCTATCGAACCCCTCTCAATCCTCAGCAATGTCTAAAACTGTCGCCGATCTGATGACTCCCAACCCGATTACGGTGCAACCGCAAACGCCGTTGCGGGAGGCCATCAAATTGCTTGTCGAACGCGATATTAGCGGCTTGCCCGTTGTCGATGAAACCGGCAAAGCGGTTGGCGTACTTTCTGAAGCCGATTTAATGTGGCAAGAATCGGGTGCAGAAACGCCCCCCTACGTGATGTTCCTCGATAGTGTGATCTATCTCAAAAATCCAACCCAGTACGAGAAAGAGTTGCATAAGGCTTTAGGACAAACCGTCGGCGAAGTGATGACCGAAAATCCGGTTACGGTTTCGCCCAATTGCTCTTTGCCAGAAGCGGCTAAAATTCTGCACGATAAAAAAATTCGTCGCTTGATTGTCGTTGATGAAAATGACCGCCCGACGGGGATTGTTACTCAACGCGATATCCTGCGCTCGATGGTTGAAGATTAGTTAAGTTTTGTCAAAACCCGATTGCTATAATGCGCGTTTATGCTTTGTGCGAGCGCGTCAAGGCTTTCGCATCTCCAAGTTTTTAGTAAACTCCTATGACTCCTGATTCTGTTAAAGAACTTCTCGATTCCGACGATTACGGCGATCGCCTCAGCGGTGTCAATAAGCTGCGCGATCTCGATCCGGCCGTCGCTTACGAAATGATTCAGCCGTTAATTGTCGATTCTAACGCGCGGGTGCGTTATTCTGCCGTTAGCCAAATGGACACTCTCGGTCAATGCGATTTGCAACGGACGAGAGAACTGTTGCGCGATCGCCTGCTAACCGATAAAGAATTAGACGTGCGCGCTGCTGCCGCCGATGCGATCTCAGCCCTCAAACTCACCGATCTCTTCGACGATCTCGTCGCACTGTATCGCGAAATGGACGACAGCACCGGCTGGCTGGTCAAAATGAGCATTGTAGCTGCCCTCGGTGAAATGGGCGACGCGCGCGCCTTTGACTTATTGCAAGAAGCCTTGCAATCCGACATTGATGCCATTAAAACAGCCGCGATCGGTTCTTTAGGCGAGTTGAAAGACGAACGCGCGATTCCCCTTCTTCTGGCTTACACTCAGGATGAAGATTGGCAAATTCGCTATCGTCTCGCTCAAGCGCTGATTCACTTCGATCGTCCGGAAACTCGTTCTGCCCTCGAAGAATTGCAAAAAGATCCCGAACCCGCCGTCGCCCAACTCGTCCAAGCCCTCCTCTAGAAACAGTCCACTCCTCGCACTGGACTGAATCATTCGTAAGGCGAGGCTTGACAAAATACCAAAAATAGGGATGCTAAAATTTGAGGGCGAATGCTCCTTCGCCCCTATTTTTTGGGGTTATGGGTAAGCGATCGCTGCAATCTCCCCCTGACATTTCAAGCCAAATCGGGAGGGATATTGCGCGCTCGCTGAAACTTTTGTAATTGTTGCTGTACCAACTGTTGGAGATCGCGACGACGAATTTCAACGCCGCGATCGCTCTGGCCGCTCGTTTCCAAAAAGATAATGCTATCCACGCTCTCGAGAGCAAGTATTTGAAATAAAATATGAGTAACAGGGAGCGATTCTACCGTACAGTCCCGATGAGAACTGCTGGGAAAGGCGCGAGCGTCTTTTTCGCTGGAGAAAGCATAGATCGCTCTTTTTTCAACTTGAGGCAAAGTGCGATTCGACAGAGTAGTAATCAGGAAGCCGCTCTCGGTTCCCCGAATAACAAAATAATTCAGATGCTGCATTCGAGAGGCTAAACTCTTAAGGACGGGACCGACAGCCCGAGCCATTGCGTTTCGGACATTTTCGTCTTCGGGGGCATTATTCAGTAAAAGTTGGACTTGATCGTCTAAGTTCATATCTAAGTTTTTATTAGGGGGAAACCGTAATCTTACTGATGGCGATTAGTGAATTACGGACATATTTTAAGGTGTAGATAACGGTTCTGATGAGTTGCTGTAGGGGGAGAAGCAATTCGGCAGCTGTTGCTCGCCGCTAATCACTCAGATCCCTGCGGGATCGAAGCCAAAAAGCAAGATAAATAAGTGCTGAGAACGTGGAATTTATTTTTAACCTGGTTTTGAAGCAACTGCGGCAATCTACGCGAGCTTCAGAGCAAATCTGCCAAAACGTTACTCGCCGCATTACCCGAGAAGTAACCCGCATTTGTCAAGAAAGTTCGCGCATTCAGGCTTCTGGCGAAATGGAGGGCTGGGCGAAAACCCTCGCCAACCACCGCCTCAAATTATGCTTGCGTTACTACAAACTCGGCTCGGCGCGGGGGCGAATTGAATTGCAAAGTACCTTAAGCGCGATCGTCTATCGCTATATCTGTCCGTCGCAAGAAGCAGCCAGCTATCAGGCGCGAGTGACGCTGATTGAAGACTTTTTGCAGGGTTTCTATGCGGAGGCGTTGAATGCGTTCCGTCGGGAAGCCGAACTCGAACCAAGCTATCAACCGCGATCGCGCCTAGAACTTGCCGAATACATGGCCTTCTGCGAGCGCTACGCCAAGCGCCGCATTCCCCTTCCCGGCAGTCGCGCCCAACAACTGATTATATTGCGAGCGCAAACCTTCTCCCAGAAGCAACCGCCGGAAACCTCCATCGATATGGATATGGCCGCCGAAGGGAGTTCTGGGGACTCAGAAACCGAAGGGCGCAATCGGGCCGCCGCGATCGCGCGTTCCTTTATGGTCGAACAAGAAGGACTCCTTCCCGACGCGGGAATCCGAGAAACCGTCATCGCCGAACTCATCGACTACCTCAAAGCTCGCCAACAAGAAGAATGCCTCGACTACTTCATCCTGCGCCTAAAAGACCTCTCCACCAGCGAAATCGAAGAAATTCTCGGCATCACGCCGCGCGAGCGAGACTACCTACAACAGCGCTTTAAATATCACCTCATTCGCTTCTCCCTGTCCCATCGTTGGGAACTGGTCCATCAGTGGTTAGAGGCCGATCTCGATCGCAACCTCGGCCTCACCCCCCAAGAATGGCAGCAGTTTAACCAACAATTAAGCGACCCCCAACGTCAACTGTTAAAGTTGAAGCAACAAAAAATTGAGATTGCCGAAATCGCCCGGGCTTTGTCTCTAACGGTTCCGCAGACCGAAAAGCTTTGGTTTAAACTCCTCGAGACAGCCTGGGATATTCGCAATCGCTCAGTATCCTGATCGGGTGCATTTCAACATGAATAGTGACAGAGAAGACAATTCGGATTTTGCGTACCGCCAAATCCTAGATTGGCTGAAACAAAAATCCACTGCCGATCCGTCTGACTCCGAGCCATCGGAAAAGCCCCAAACTTCGGGCTTTTCACCGCGACCGGAACAGCGAGACGGCTCGCAAGATCGATTAGATGCAATGCTAGAAACGACCTACTTAGAACCGATTGAAGTCGATGACGAATTTCTTTACGCTCTCGAAGATCCCTTGGATTGGGCAGAAGATGAAGAAATCGCCTCTCAGTTTGGTGGATCTGCCCAACGCGCTCAACCTCTGAACATGGGAGAAATACCGACCGTGCGCAAACGTTTTCAAGCGCTGCTGAAGCGCAGGCTGCAAGTTGAAATCGAACGACATCCCCCCCGATTCCCCTGGGAAATGGACGTTCCCGATACCCTACCTCAGTACACTGACGACACCACCGAGCGAACGGTTCCCGCCCGTCAGTTCTGGATGCCGCAATTGTTAAATCTGTTGCCGGTGGAACTCCCGGAACGAGTTCTCAGCCTTTTGTTCGAGTCTTGTACCGAGGTTCTCAATACGTTTGGACCGTCGGAAGCGAAGACGGTTAAGGCGGTGAGTCGGCTATTCCCCGATCGCTTGCCTTTACTCGACGATATGGCAGGGCGCATTCGCTTATCGTTAGCCCCCAGTCGCCTGCCTGCATTAGAACAGGAACGTCAGCGGCAGGAGTTAGCAGCATCGCTACCCCGGGACTACGACAGTGCCACCCACGAGCAACAGATCGCCCTCTCGCTACTCGCTGCGCGGGAAATTATGGACAAGCTGACGCTAACACTCTCGCCCCAAGAACCGATCGCAGAATTGCAATGGCAAACGGATTTTGGCTTGTTGCAGGTGCGTGCGGATTTTGCTGACAACAACCGTTCGACCGGGACGAAAGTCCTCCGGATCGGTGTCCGGTTGCCCAAGGGCGGAAGTTTGGCGGTGGAAACCCCTCAAGAATCGGCTCGTGCCGATCGCACTTATCCCGGACCGCTGAGAGTAGAGTTATTCGATTGGCAGCCGGGACAAATCTATCCGGCGACCATTCATTTAACCGGATGCGAGCGTCAACCTCTCTCCTTTACGATTATTTGTCGCTAACGACCTCCTGATACGGGAAGTTAAAGAAACTTGAATATGCAAGGCGCGAGACGTTAAAGCTAACGCCCTCGCCGAGTGACTAACCCAGTCATTCCCCATCGTTAAGGGCGAACCCTTCCTTGTTAGTAAACTCGGCTAACATGAAGAAGTTGCTTCACCAACCCCCAAAACTGGGTAAGAAGGGAATAACTGAGGTTTTAAACTCGATACTGCCATGCAAAGCTCGCGACTGCTTCCCCGACGCTGGTACGAACAATTACAGCAACGTCTCGCATCGCTTCCGCCCTTAGAAACCGAAGAGTCAATCGTGCTGCGGGCAATGGTGCAACTGCTGGTGGCGGTTGGTATTGTCGCCACCGATGTGGCGGGCGGTACGTGGATGAGTCTCTGGGCTATTCCGTTGAGTCTGGTTGGAGGCGTTTGGAGTTGGCGGAATCGCCGCAAGCGCAATATCGCGGCTAAGTTTTTTATCGCGATTGGAATGCTGATTGCTTTGGCGGCCTTCTTCATTAAGTTGTTCGAGAATTTGAACGATACGCGCTTGGTGCTTGCCGAACTGTTGATTCAGTTGCAAATTTTCCATAGCTTCGATCTGCCCCGACGTAAGGATTTGGGCTATTCGATGGTGATTGCACTGATTCTGTTGGGGGTGGCGGCGACAGTCAGCGAAACGCTGGCTTTTGGACCGCTATTGCTGGTATTTCTCGCCGTTGCGCTGCCGGTTTTAGTTCTTGATTACCGATCGCGCCTTGGATTTGTCGATCGCTTCCCTCAATTTTCTCTCAAAAAACAAAAACAGCCTCTCTCAACGGCTTCCACTCGGAAATATCCCGCCGTTTCCCTCAAACAACTCGCCCTCTTATTGCTGGCGATCCTGCCGTTGGGATTGACGATTTTTGCCCTGATGCCCCGCTTTCCGGGCTATCAGCAATATACCTTCCCCGTCAGCGGTGCGGCGGAACTCGAAAATGCGCGATTTAACGACAACAATCGCGGCATTTACAATCCCGGCGTGCGCGCGGGTTCCGGACAGAATGATACCCAGAACGGCGGCGGCGGAACCGAAGCGGGCGAGAATGGCGAAGGCGATATTTACTATGGATTTCGCAGCCAAATCGATCAAGGTTTTGGCGCGGGCGGCGGGCTGAAACCGAAAACCGTGCTGCGGGTGCGATCGCAAGCGCCGGGATTTTGGCGCGTGTTAGGATTCGATCGCTACACCGGCAGGGGT
Encoded here:
- the hetZ gene encoding heterocyst differentiation protein HetZ, translated to MEFIFNLVLKQLRQSTRASEQICQNVTRRITREVTRICQESSRIQASGEMEGWAKTLANHRLKLCLRYYKLGSARGRIELQSTLSAIVYRYICPSQEAASYQARVTLIEDFLQGFYAEALNAFRREAELEPSYQPRSRLELAEYMAFCERYAKRRIPLPGSRAQQLIILRAQTFSQKQPPETSIDMDMAAEGSSGDSETEGRNRAAAIARSFMVEQEGLLPDAGIRETVIAELIDYLKARQQEECLDYFILRLKDLSTSEIEEILGITPRERDYLQQRFKYHLIRFSLSHRWELVHQWLEADLDRNLGLTPQEWQQFNQQLSDPQRQLLKLKQQKIEIAEIARALSLTVPQTEKLWFKLLETAWDIRNRSVS
- a CDS encoding DUF4332 domain-containing protein → MNMQACHWAIADLPGLSQEQIEQLKACGIETTKQLLSRSNTTRSQSDLAAQLHLHPQYLKKWAALADLARLPSVGCQYCGVLLHSGIASVSQLAQTPVHRLHRQVLRLEVATLQRNDLCPPVDVTRRWVEEARVAMRVPF
- a CDS encoding metal-binding protein; the encoded protein is MPSGRTHDRITLWALPWIVGGSFALTRNGELTLLVAAMFLFSGLMFGPDLDIHSVQFKRWGALRGLWLPYQKYVGHRSGLSHGLIVGTVFRLLYLGSFLAFAGFVGVALAQLFWGFAWNWRAFGEASLVWLSDYRWHAIAAFVGLELGAMSHAIADTLSTTSKRFRRQGLKGLFPANKSKRRRKTRPRKR
- the nblB gene encoding phycobilisome degradation protein NblB, whose amino-acid sequence is MTPDSVKELLDSDDYGDRLSGVNKLRDLDPAVAYEMIQPLIVDSNARVRYSAVSQMDTLGQCDLQRTRELLRDRLLTDKELDVRAAAADAISALKLTDLFDDLVALYREMDDSTGWLVKMSIVAALGEMGDARAFDLLQEALQSDIDAIKTAAIGSLGELKDERAIPLLLAYTQDEDWQIRYRLAQALIHFDRPETRSALEELQKDPEPAVAQLVQALL
- a CDS encoding CBS domain-containing protein codes for the protein MSKTVADLMTPNPITVQPQTPLREAIKLLVERDISGLPVVDETGKAVGVLSEADLMWQESGAETPPYVMFLDSVIYLKNPTQYEKELHKALGQTVGEVMTENPVTVSPNCSLPEAAKILHDKKIRRLIVVDENDRPTGIVTQRDILRSMVED